A stretch of DNA from Anaerolineae bacterium:
GCGCAAGACCGGCTCCGTGCCCGAAGGCCGGATCAACAGCCAACTGTCATCTTCCAGCAGGTACTTCACCCCGTCCAGGTCGCTGATGCCCGCCACACGCAGGCCGGCGATGGCCGGCGGGGGATTGGCCACCAATCGCCGCACCAGCTCTCTCTTGGAAAATGCCTGCACCTCGTAGTCGTGCCGGCCGTAATAGAACGGCCCAACCTGCCGCATCAGGTCCGCGACCAGCTCCTCCAGGGAGGCGCCGGCCGCGCACAGGATTTCCACCAACAGTAACCCCATCAAAATGCCGTCGCCCTCGGGGATATGCCCGCGAATGGTGATGCCGCCGGACTCCTCCCCGCCGATGAGCACATCGTCCTCCAGGATGTACTTGCAGATATGGTCGAAGCCCACCGGCGTCTCGTACAGCGGCAGTCCGTACTGCGCCGCCAGCCGGTTCAGCATCTGGGTGGTGGAAATGGTCTTCACCACACAGCCCTTCTGCCGGCGCGCCTCCACCAGGTAGCGCAGGGCGAGCGACATGATGACATGGGGGTCCACAAACCTGCCCTGCGGGGTCATGGCGCCGATGCGGTCGGCATCCCCATCCATGGCCAGACCGATCTCCCACTCGCCGTCCGCCAGCGCATCTTGCAGGGCCTGCAGGTTGCGGGCGATGGGCTCCGGGTGCACCCCTCCGAAGCCGGGGTTCATCTCGCCGCGTATCTCCCGCACCG
This window harbors:
- a CDS encoding phosphoglucomutase/phosphomannomutase family protein, which translates into the protein LARADVPTPAVSFAVRHLQADGGVMITASHNPPRYNGIKVKASYGGSADSGTIRAIESSLEEIVRRKGPPAEMPVEEAEARGVLERFDPMPAYLAHVRTLIDGEVIAGRCPRVVVDAMHGAGRGYTRDFLRELGCPVREIRGEMNPGFGGVHPEPIARNLQALQDALADGEWEIGLAMDGDADRIGAMTPQGRFVDPHVIMSLALRYLVEARRQKGCVVKTISTTQMLNRLAAQYGLPLYETPVGFDHICKYILEDDVLIGGEESGGITIRGHIPEGDGILMGLLLVEILCAAGASLEELVADLMRQVGPFYYGRHDYEVQAFSKRELVRRLVANPPPAIAGLRVAGISDLDGVKYLLEDDSWLLIRPSGTEPVLRIYAEARRPEHVEALLEEGRRLGLSQMG